TCAATGATCtttatcaattgttgagcagtgcatattaaaaaaaggttttttcagaaaattggaAAAGTACGAGAGAGATCGCGAGAGAGAAAGAGAACGCGCAGTCCAAGCAGAACCAGAACTGAGGAGGAAAGTGGAAGAAGCTGATACCATAATCCGTCGCCTTCAACAAGAAGTCAACACTCTACGTCGCGAAGGAAACTCCTCCGTGTCCCCCTCCCACTACCATCAGCGCGAGAACTACAACCCCCAACGTGGTGACAGCAGGGATGGACACGGACACAGGGACGCCAACCAACACAGAGAGAGCAACGGACATCAAAACGGCACCTTTCACAAAAACGGCAGAGGAAACAGGAGGAACAACTCGATGAATTACAGGGGTAACTGGTTTCCGCCCCTCCACTCCCAGAACTACTGGCAGGGCGGGGGAAACAGGGGTGGCAATCAGGAGAAGAGGAACCATCCGGAAAATGGACTACCCAACATGAACAACGGCCAGCACCAAGACAGGCGCGGCGGTAACAACAACCACCACCATAATGGGGATGGGGTGAGGCATCGTGGGGGACAGAATAAAGGGAGTGATGGGTCGTAGATCACTTGGGTTATTGAAAGTTTTGCCGTGAAATTTCAATCCATTTCTTATAGCTTTAATCCGGAGTAGGCTTCAATCGGGGTATTTCAGATAATCCACTCATCGAAAACTAGGGTCGTAAGAAGGAAACAAAACTAAGAAAAATGCCGAGACAGCAGAGAAATGGCTGAATTTCACTGCAGAACTCGAACTGAATATTCAAAGCCTGTTTTCTACCGACGCTGTTGGAATTTCTATCAAGTTGGAATTAAGATTTTTTCTTTAGAATTTATGGCGGTTTCATAAGATATATTTGAATATACAAATTTATAATCTATTATATTATGGAGATATTAGAGTTTGATATTTCTTACATACATATAAAGcacaatattttaaaaataatataattacaATAGACTACATCGTAATTTTTATCAGCTATTCATCTCCACTCTGTATATGTTATCGGTTTCCATGTTTTCAGCCTTGTGTTTTAGCAGGTTTAGGGGTGAGTTGGAGACATTTGAAGAGGGAGAACATCATTTTAATTAGAATATGCGACGCCGGTTTTTTACTGATCCTTTtcctaaatttttttcacaaaaataattaattttcagaAGAATCTGACAAAAAGAATTCCGAGTAGAAATTCACTCCTTCAACGCACCTCTAAACCTCCAATATTCTCAAAATAGTTCACCCCATCATAAAACTTAAAATCATTCTGGGCTCTATATTCATGTATAGAATGTCctttgaaatatgaattattttgcTGAGAGAAGTCTAAAAATCATGCTTGGTGAGTAGCTGCAAGACAACATTcaaggaaaaaattcaattaaatgaTATATGATGTACTATGTATAAGTAGGATTAGCTTTTGACTGTGATGTTTATACTATTCGAATTGTAGAATTCACTCGAGATTTAAAGTCAAAATGTGATTAACTCGTTACTGAATGTCTATTGATATCCTCTTCATGTTGTTTTATTTCTATATAAATAGAAACATTgcaaaaatatatgaaatatattggTTTCTACTAAATACTTTAATAGGTCTTCATTACATTGCAACTGAGAATTAATAATATACAAGTTTATAAAAATAGATTGGCTGGGCTCGATAAAATTCAACTTATAATTTAATGTGAATAAATATCAGAGTCATGTATCATAATAATTCAACTGATGTGGCCGATGCTTGTGGAAAATCTATAATTGAAGaataaactgaattacatgattttcactagtTGCTAATGATTCCCAGCAATAAGAGAAAGAAAGTCAACAATTGGCAGCGTTCCATAAGGGCAGTTCAATTCAACCCAGCTAATCAATTTTTATAATCTACTATATACAGGGCGATTAACGTAGACCGTCCACTAGAAGTTTTGGGATACCTACTGACAACATATATGTAATTTTTATCTAGGGGTTTTCGACGCCAatctattcaactaaaataatttcatgaaaGATAAACTCCCTGGTTATACCGCAAACAGCATACTGCTTTCTTATTCCAAATGGTGCACTCTGTATTTTATTACACCATTCGATGAGAGTTTCAGGAACATGCCATAATTGTGGTGTAAATTCGACGGTTTTTTTGCATTTCTCCTAATAACCATGGCAAAAAGTAGTAATCGGGGAGAAAAAATTTCCCTAGAATGTTTAAAATCTGTTTTTGCCAAAActgtttttatcgaaaaatttaacCAATTTATTGGCACAGATTATTAATATTCAAAGACTTCTAGTGGACGTACGTCAACCACACTGTATATTGATAAGGGTGGATGCCACAGATGAATAATTAAcgaatgaattaatattaaaatagTTCTTTTCGAATATAGGTACCTACATGCAGATTTGATCAATTAAAGAAGTGTTGGAGATGTATTCTGTTTGATGAAACCCAAATTGATCTTAAATTTTTGAGTGTATGTACCTAAGAAGAAATATTAATGATTTGATAACTACATTTAGTCTTTTGAAAAATCATCTTTGGACAATACCTTGTCAGGATAGTCATCCTCGAAGGAATAATACTTGAATGTATCTTGATGAAATCCTCATCACACCTCAATTGTAAAACAACATAGGTTCTGAATCAATGCGTACTAGCTTTCACCAGAAAAATTTCGAAACTCCTCTAGAAAAACTAGACCCACACGACTGAAGATGAGgattttattaattcattccTTATAAAACTCCATAAAGGTTTGTGAAGATGAAGACTGCAACCACTAATAAAAGAAATAAGCAACTTAAATCTTGCCATGTTATGcattattattcaatatttatactTCATGCAGCAATATTAAATCTGTAAAAATATATCAAATTTTTATTCACAGCTTTTACCAGATATGATATGGAAAGAAACCACTTATTGTGTACTTACATATATACAAATTTGGGTTTCATTTGGTTGGCAAGCTCTGAAATAAATAGAATTCAAACTATTGTGCATATTATAGTTTCTCAATCCTGAATGTTACATTTCgcagaattttcgaacaattagATAAAGTCTGTTCTAGAAAAATACTCTCAGCTCCCGAGGAAAAAACCTCGAAATCTATTTGCTTTTTTGGGTTACCTATTCACTGCTTTACCTTATTCTTGCGCCAAAAGAAAACTCGTGCAGTAGATAGATAACTCATGTTGATGAAAATCATATACAGCTGTCTCAAGATGAATGggaataaatttgaatataggtTCAAGACCTCAAAATTAGATGAAAAGTTCCCAGGAAGTTATGCCTAGAAAcgcttcgttatttcaaatatggattcagagccggagcgagggcgtggcgagagaggcggtcgccacgggcgctagcgatctgggggcgcaaaataaaaataataaaaaaacagtattctctccaattgaatatttttcattcaatatttaacacaaaacataatattataaaaatatgccaaacacattatacatatgtgtgtgaattaaattaatgtgaacGTAAACGAACACTACACATGTGGGATTGTAAACAACGTCCTTAGTCCACACTATATACTGGAGAATAATAACcaaatacttaataataataaattattaagtaTATAGTCCATACCAtcagtctgaaaacagaatgcgtcgccacagccttctaaagaacCTCTCTATTGACGGCTGTGGCGTCGCATAACAACCAACGCGATAACAAAGGCCATGTCGAGATCTACTTACAAAAAAACTACCGGAGACCTTTTGAGGCGCAAAACCTTAGCCGATTGGgggtatttccttcagaacatagacaacaATAGCTCCTGGAGAACTGGAGAGCtggtaaattatcacagatagagGTTACAGAAGtggaaaagagaagaaaaataaaatagcctggaggaaaagctgatgatgaaacattttaattttgactagaagaataagctgaaaaaggacctcattcaagtattgaactatatttcaGTGCAACTGGAACAAAGATTCAGTGTTTTGCCAGAAGTTTCTGAAGACAGCTTTCTCGAGGGAATATGTTTGCAAGGCTTTCTACTTGGCGAATTAAACAAGAAAGCATTGATTCAGATCCATACAAATTTGTggccactcaaaatattcttgactttatcagtaactacagctgccacagctacatattaacgttctttcaacaaattgaaattagtgAAAACCTATTTGAGGTCTTTAACTGGACAGGAAAAGCTGACTTATTTAGCATAGCAGTCCCatcaatagaaaagaaaaagagtcacgacatcattgatattcttgcagaaaccaaagcaagaaaagtcaaattatagttcattttgaatgtacgttattgttatttcgtatcccttttattttgattttatttgtattgatttctttaaaataggaaagatttttccgagcaaaaaagctaggtattcgattatgaaagataaatacaaatcaacatacttaagagaatttcttaggggcgcattatgagaattcgccacaggcgccagaatcctagttccggctctgTATGGATTTactcatttttttcaaagtaggacaaaatgaacaaatgaaattttgcagaggTATTATTCGAATAGATATGCACCAGTAACTAATTTTCTTACTCATCCCTCATAGCTAGAGAGGGGTGGAATCGACAACCCTTTTTGATTTTTTACCATAATTTTCACAGGCTTTCCAATCTCATAATCAAAAATGTTGCATTGAAAGGACAATTTCACTTGAAAACTTTATTTCTTCCTGAGATTTTATCGTGAAAATGAgtttttccgcaaaaaataaAATGTCCTTTGCTCTGTTTTTGAACAACCAAGCAAAAACCTGCATTTTCGACCTTTTGTAATAGGAATGTCAATTCGACCACCAGCATAACGATTTACTTCGTTTTATGTATGAAATTGGTATGTGCAGATATTATgccaaaaattttttaaataaggAATATGCCGATGTCCTGTATGAAAACAGACAAAAGGATCTAATTTATCTGCccaaaatgaaaaacattttcttgTTCGAATACTTTATTTTCCTAAGCATCTAATACTGACAGTAAATACTTTATCAATACCCTTTTTGGTATCATCACAGAGAATTATTGAGATTGATGAGAGCTAGATGAGATTCACTGTTAGATTTCACTAAAATACTCCATCAAaaccctctaaatttttttctgtcgTTTTGAGTGGAGGTCCATCAGGGAAGTATTTTTCCAGAATCGATATTGGTTTTACCTGTAAAGATACATAAATACAAAAGGACGAAAGTTCAAAGATTTGATATAAATAAGAAATCGAcgatttgaaatttattataaatgatgaaaaatttcatttggaaTTTCTTGGGCTATATTCACAATTTTAAATTATACATCAACTTATGCCTaacttcattcgaaaaaattttcagattgtacAGTTTCTTTTATTCATCAACTCATTGATGAATACtagaattctattttttttctgtcTGTTGAAAATTGATTTCAGTTTTATAATCATTAATTTTGATGTTACTTTAAATTTAAAACTTCCTTTAGTTTCAGTTGGACTAAAGAAAGCTTCAGAATTGAAGAAGAAACCAAAGATTAATCTTTGGGAGGAAATAAAGGAAAAGCCCAAAGTCTACAGTTCTATATTCTACATATCCCTACTTAAGATAAAGATAAAGTGATCTTAAGGAATTACGatttgaatggaaaaaaaaattttcgatgcAAATAATATTTTCAACGTAATTTGATTTCTCGGTAGGTACCAAACACAAAAATAGCACGAACTACTCACTTTTTTGTCTCGTACATGCTGGAAGTTGTAGCCTTTGAAGAAGGCGACGGTAGTCAGTGTACGAAAAGATctcattctcttctttggaTCGGTTTCGAGGAGTCTTAATAAGAGGTCTCGAGATGGCGCATCCAGTGTCTTATCTGGTGGCAGCGTACCTGGTCTTAAGTTCTCTTTGTTGTATTGAAGAGGATCCGGTGAAGATGGAAACTGAAAGTATAAGGGAAAATTGATGAAAAGTCAGCATAACATGTCCATATGGGGTTAACAGCATTCGATTTCAGACTAGGTAGACAATGATTCCTAAATTTGTTAGTTATAGGCGTCAGTAGTTTTATTTGTTAAGAGCTATGAATAAATAGTAGTATATTCAACGAGTGTATtattatgatggctatcattCACGCGTACCTATgactataataaaaaattatttccaaaatttggTTCATGTGAAGATCGCAAATACGGATTAATAAGCAAGGTTTAACGCCATAGCTATGATCGATAATGCCAATGAATCTGACTGGCAAAATCTACATTCAGGGTGAACCATAAAGAACGTGGGGCAATCGAAGTACACTAGCGATAGACTAGTTTCGATCTTAATTGAGCTCATCAGTACCCTATAACTCAACCAACGATGCCGGTCAAATGAAGCAAAGCACCTTTATTCGTGGAACTGTTTGAAATCTTgaaggatatataccatgcttcagaattcggatataaattttgaaaacaataaaatatacttgtctcaAGTCACCAATAATAATAtactgcgaaaaatcggcatatttcctgctgccaa
This genomic stretch from Coccinella septempunctata chromosome 7, icCocSept1.1, whole genome shotgun sequence harbors:
- the LOC123317058 gene encoding hrp65 protein-like isoform X2, whose protein sequence is MTSQLMVKINVAPFSQVNKTKSNVSGELLTLSRSQEGTPRFIERSSNENVRIAQLEQNIKFLQDQHQVMLSDLQNEIESLRNKNRDLQFQLIFNKTTPSSPQTPPSISSSDDEHKIVSSPNQPTFTSSLHVELLEKSINDLKIQLQENESRNVYLSAIVDEQKKKLEKYERDRERERERAVQAEPELRRKVEEADTIIRRLQQEVNTLRREGNSSVSPSHYHQRENYNPQRGDSRDGHGHRDANQHRESNGHQNGTFHKNGRGNRRNNSMNYRGNWFPPLHSQNYWQGGGNRGGNQEKRNHPENGLPNMNNGQHQDRRGGNNNHHHNGDGVRHRGGQNKGSDGS